In a single window of the Halomicroarcula saliterrae genome:
- a CDS encoding DUF2243 domain-containing protein: MTAPDEGPGRVSGRALFATGVFGFGFSGLVDVLLLHHVLQWHHLLSGIYPMDTLAGLRRNLLADGLFSLGMLLVMAAGAGLLWRAERRTDAPLALRPLAGTAIIGLGVFDVFDAVVDHMLLGLHQPLSRGGRFNPHWLVVSLLFVAAGYYVYRTADTGTE, encoded by the coding sequence ATGACCGCACCGGACGAGGGGCCCGGACGGGTATCCGGGCGGGCGCTGTTCGCTACCGGGGTGTTCGGCTTCGGTTTCAGCGGCCTCGTCGACGTGTTGCTCCTCCACCACGTACTGCAGTGGCACCACCTCCTCTCGGGTATCTATCCGATGGACACCCTCGCCGGCCTCCGGCGGAACCTCCTCGCGGACGGGCTGTTCTCACTGGGGATGCTCCTCGTCATGGCCGCCGGGGCCGGTCTCCTCTGGCGGGCAGAGCGGCGAACGGACGCACCACTGGCGCTCCGACCGCTGGCCGGCACGGCCATCATCGGACTGGGCGTCTTCGACGTCTTCGACGCGGTCGTCGACCACATGCTGCTTGGCCTCCACCAGCCGCTGTCCCGGGGCGGCCGATTCAACCCGCACTGGCTCGTCGTGAGCCTGCTGTTCGTCGCCGCCGGCTACTACGTCTACCGTACGGCGGACACGGGGACCGAGTGA
- a CDS encoding dodecin, producing MVFKKITLIGTSPESFDDAADDAIERAERTLDNLMWVEVDELGVEIASVENREYQAEVTVAFELEE from the coding sequence ATGGTGTTCAAGAAGATCACGCTCATCGGCACGAGTCCCGAGAGCTTCGACGACGCGGCCGACGACGCGATCGAGCGCGCCGAGCGCACGCTGGACAATCTGATGTGGGTCGAAGTCGACGAACTGGGCGTCGAAATCGCCAGCGTCGAGAACCGCGAGTATCAGGCTGAGGTGACAGTCGCGTTCGAGCTCGAAGAGTAG
- the hisD gene encoding histidinol dehydrogenase, with product MNVRTVADLGPDERAALFDRDSGVEAVRDDVADIVSQVDEEGDVALRRFASEFDDVEVGNIDITDAAERAYEEIDDHVRAAIEDAADNIRAFHERQRPEDWREAFEGRELGRRFRPLASAGVYTPGGTAAYPSSALMGVIPAKVAGVEHVAVATPPAEKVNPVTLAAIHAAGADAVYQVGGAQAIAALAYGTETVTSTDIVVGPGNRWVTAAKAEVRGDVAIDFLAGPSEIMVVADGEADPELVAADVVAQAEHDENASVVAVTDDEELAGAIADAVEAQAGEREREAVIRAALDNDASGVFHARSMSEAVLFAEEYAAEHLSIQADDDEALLDRIPSAGSVFLGPYSPVAAGDYATGTNHVLPTGGAARVTGGLSVDTFVRSTTVQRLSEEALGELRETITTLAEAEGLEAHAESVDRRF from the coding sequence ATGAACGTACGCACTGTCGCCGACCTCGGACCGGACGAGCGGGCGGCGCTGTTCGACCGGGATTCGGGCGTCGAGGCGGTCAGAGACGACGTGGCCGACATCGTATCGCAGGTGGACGAGGAGGGCGACGTGGCGCTGCGGCGCTTCGCCAGCGAGTTCGACGACGTCGAGGTGGGCAACATCGACATCACAGACGCCGCCGAGCGCGCCTACGAAGAGATCGACGACCACGTCCGGGCGGCCATTGAGGACGCCGCCGACAACATCCGCGCGTTCCACGAGCGCCAGCGGCCCGAGGACTGGCGCGAAGCGTTCGAGGGCCGCGAGCTGGGCCGGCGCTTCCGCCCGCTCGCGAGCGCCGGCGTCTACACCCCCGGCGGCACCGCCGCCTACCCCTCCAGCGCCCTGATGGGCGTCATCCCCGCGAAGGTGGCCGGCGTCGAGCACGTCGCTGTCGCCACCCCGCCGGCCGAGAAGGTCAACCCGGTCACGCTCGCGGCCATCCACGCGGCCGGCGCCGACGCGGTGTATCAGGTCGGTGGCGCACAGGCCATCGCCGCGCTGGCTTACGGCACCGAGACGGTGACGAGTACCGACATCGTCGTCGGTCCCGGCAACCGCTGGGTCACCGCGGCGAAAGCCGAGGTTCGGGGCGACGTAGCCATCGACTTCCTCGCGGGACCGTCGGAGATCATGGTGGTCGCCGACGGCGAGGCCGACCCCGAACTCGTCGCGGCGGACGTGGTCGCCCAGGCCGAACACGACGAGAACGCCTCCGTCGTCGCGGTCACCGACGACGAGGAGCTGGCCGGGGCCATCGCCGACGCCGTCGAGGCGCAAGCCGGCGAGCGCGAGCGCGAGGCAGTCATCCGCGCGGCGCTGGACAACGACGCCTCCGGCGTCTTCCACGCCCGGTCGATGAGCGAGGCCGTCCTCTTCGCCGAGGAGTACGCCGCCGAACACCTCTCGATTCAGGCCGACGACGACGAGGCGCTGCTCGACAGGATTCCGTCGGCCGGCTCGGTCTTCCTCGGCCCGTACAGCCCCGTCGCGGCCGGTGACTACGCCACGGGGACCAACCACGTGCTCCCGACGGGGGGCGCGGCGCGAGTCACCGGCGGCCTCTCGGTAGATACGTTCGTCCGCTCGACGACGGTCCAGCGCCTCTCCGAGGAGGCGCTGGGCGAGCTTCGCGAGACGATTACCACGCTGGCCGAGGCCGAAGGGCTGGAAGCCCACGCCGAGAGCGTGGACAGGCGGTTCTAG
- a CDS encoding DUF7116 family protein: MGAVSTSLDEQARSIFDDIGYTVSRTDNGLRAAHKWREVGVTVLDEDTPIPESGEMHCFVTRAPEAEDLGDRLSRMNVAYDWAVIGVREDGGYDVVR, encoded by the coding sequence ATGGGTGCCGTTAGCACATCACTCGACGAGCAGGCTCGGTCGATATTCGACGACATCGGGTACACCGTGTCGCGCACTGACAACGGACTACGGGCGGCACACAAGTGGCGCGAGGTCGGCGTCACGGTCCTCGACGAGGACACACCGATTCCCGAATCGGGCGAGATGCACTGTTTCGTCACTCGCGCGCCGGAGGCCGAGGACCTCGGTGACCGCCTCTCGCGGATGAACGTCGCCTACGACTGGGCGGTCATCGGTGTCCGCGAGGACGGCGGCTACGACGTCGTCAGATAG
- a CDS encoding DUF5816 domain-containing protein, with amino-acid sequence MHERTGPEGETLYVDREDGDIGTKGPFYVVYLDTDRERRWGYFCGNCETFNNAMDSMGRIRCNDCSNLRKAEEWDAAHE; translated from the coding sequence ATGCACGAACGCACTGGTCCGGAGGGCGAGACCCTCTACGTCGACCGGGAGGACGGAGACATCGGCACGAAAGGCCCCTTTTACGTCGTCTATCTCGACACCGACAGGGAGCGCCGCTGGGGCTACTTCTGTGGCAACTGCGAGACGTTCAACAACGCGATGGACTCGATGGGCCGAATCCGCTGTAACGACTGTAGCAACCTCAGGAAGGCCGAGGAGTGGGACGCGGCCCACGAGTAA
- a CDS encoding HesB/IscA family protein yields MSSTVDGEPQLGGEDVGVTEDAAEEALALLEGEGMDTDIAGLRLFVQQGGCAGLSYGMRFEHEPEDGDTVYERNGLRVFVDGASIDYIEGSVLAYEGGLQGAGFHVENPNVVSECGCGESFRT; encoded by the coding sequence ATGAGCAGCACCGTAGACGGCGAACCCCAACTCGGCGGGGAGGACGTCGGGGTCACCGAGGACGCCGCCGAAGAAGCACTGGCCCTCCTGGAAGGAGAGGGAATGGACACTGACATCGCCGGCCTTCGCCTGTTCGTCCAGCAGGGCGGCTGTGCCGGGCTCTCCTACGGGATGCGCTTCGAGCACGAACCGGAAGACGGGGACACCGTCTACGAGCGCAACGGTCTACGCGTGTTCGTCGACGGCGCGAGCATCGACTACATCGAAGGCTCCGTCCTGGCCTACGAGGGGGGACTGCAGGGCGCGGGGTTCCACGTCGAGAACCCCAACGTGGTCAGCGAGTGCGGCTGTGGCGAGTCGTTCCGGACGTAA
- a CDS encoding PQQ-binding-like beta-propeller repeat protein: MTRTRRELLRIGGAACSIGLAGCLGVLDGGNAGTPTAADAAGPDAWRMVGAGPTGTRSLSVSGPRGNATEDWTATVGDFTGSPVVADGRLFVVGGDSDERTGTLAAFDAENGDELWRTDLEQINPQTPAVTGGVVYIGDEETAYAFDAETGEELWTVDAGRLVEGDATVANGLLVLPDADGAGLTAIDTENESVRWSADPGGNMTAAAIAGGTVYVGAGDTLYAYAADSGEERWAERFLGQVTSAPAVADGTVYAGVEQEVLAMDPDTGETLLDTDGGRGNFRHIAVSDGTIYVGGDDGTYAFSSEDGSQQWSRSSNASNPPIPVVAEETVYVRELSGAVVALDQSNGGVRWTYDTERQTRQTPALAEGVVYVATNSGTIEALRES; the protein is encoded by the coding sequence ATGACACGAACTCGGCGAGAACTGCTTCGAATCGGTGGGGCCGCGTGTTCGATCGGACTTGCGGGCTGTCTGGGCGTGCTCGACGGGGGCAACGCTGGGACGCCGACAGCGGCGGACGCTGCGGGGCCAGATGCGTGGCGAATGGTCGGTGCCGGGCCGACCGGCACGCGGTCGCTGTCCGTCAGCGGGCCACGCGGGAACGCCACCGAGGACTGGACGGCGACCGTGGGCGACTTCACTGGGAGTCCCGTGGTCGCCGATGGCCGGCTCTTCGTCGTCGGCGGGGACTCCGATGAGCGGACGGGCACGCTCGCCGCCTTCGACGCGGAGAACGGCGACGAGCTGTGGCGCACCGACCTCGAACAGATAAACCCACAGACCCCCGCGGTGACCGGTGGCGTCGTCTACATCGGCGACGAAGAGACGGCGTACGCCTTCGACGCCGAAACCGGCGAGGAGCTGTGGACGGTGGACGCCGGGCGGCTAGTGGAGGGCGATGCGACGGTGGCGAACGGGCTCCTCGTGCTCCCGGACGCAGACGGGGCCGGTCTCACAGCTATCGACACCGAGAACGAGAGCGTCCGCTGGTCGGCGGACCCCGGTGGGAATATGACCGCCGCAGCTATCGCCGGCGGGACGGTGTACGTCGGCGCCGGCGATACGCTGTATGCGTACGCGGCGGATTCCGGCGAGGAGCGCTGGGCGGAGAGGTTCCTCGGACAGGTCACGTCCGCTCCGGCGGTCGCCGACGGCACGGTGTACGCGGGCGTCGAACAGGAAGTGCTCGCGATGGATCCGGACACCGGCGAGACGTTGCTGGACACCGACGGCGGGCGCGGCAACTTCAGGCACATCGCCGTCTCTGACGGGACTATCTACGTCGGTGGGGACGACGGCACGTACGCCTTCTCCAGCGAAGACGGCTCACAGCAGTGGAGTCGGAGCAGCAACGCGAGCAACCCGCCGATACCGGTGGTGGCCGAGGAGACCGTCTACGTGAGGGAACTCTCGGGAGCCGTCGTCGCGCTCGACCAGTCGAACGGAGGCGTGCGCTGGACGTACGACACCGAGCGCCAGACCAGACAGACGCCGGCCCTCGCCGAGGGCGTCGTATACGTGGCGACGAACTCCGGCACTATCGAGGCGCTCCGCGAGTCCTGA
- a CDS encoding alkaline phosphatase D family protein — translation MRPTDLPDIDTTAQDRRTFLQRTGGVSLAAILGASGGAAAMVDDDGNFESDPYTLGVASGDPLPDSVILWTRLAPNPLDAGGGMPDEEFDIEWTVATDEAMTDVVTSGTATAEPDHAHTVHVDADGLAPDSAYYYRFECRGETSPVGRTKTAPAAGASVEEFQFGFASCNRWVDGYYTAFEHMAEDELDLVVHLGDYIYEYGIDVSESPREQSLPQAYKQETTDLDTYRLRYGLYKSDPDMRAAHASAPWLVTRDDHEVDNNWAGDVPQDPDEQSTEAFIERRAAALKAYYEHMPFRMAQKPDDASQKLYRYYAFGDLLDFNVLDTRLYRSDQACDDVFDKVDCEERFEADRTILGDSQEQWLLDNLEATETTWNVLANQLPFAKMDFKAGEQEGFRTEQWDGYVPEQRLVKTAFEEDANNPVVITGDFHSHWANTLVSAKDGSSEPVGAEFVGTSISSGGNGTDMDEFGRQVVSENDNVEYYNNQRGYVRCTVTPETWTTEFRVLDYVDEPGSRIETDATVELTAGQPGIPAERPLVLADAVAVGNGKTATAELTGRWLDEGLSGGTISVSLADPEVATITGATVDDAFGIAETEVASDGAAATVRFADIEENAQGAVPGTDTTLATLDIRGTGTGTTDIEVTVDRLDDDSGTSLEATTEMGLVIVGPPPATGGDEPTDPDGDGLFEDVNGNGRLDYADIETLFDSFEDDSVRLNKTAYDFNENGQLDYDDIVTLYSEVN, via the coding sequence GTGAGGCCCACTGACCTCCCCGACATCGACACGACGGCACAGGACAGACGGACGTTTCTGCAGCGGACCGGCGGCGTCTCGTTGGCGGCGATACTCGGCGCCTCCGGCGGCGCGGCCGCGATGGTGGACGACGACGGCAACTTCGAGTCGGACCCCTACACGCTCGGGGTCGCCTCGGGTGACCCGCTCCCCGACTCGGTCATCCTCTGGACCCGGCTGGCACCGAACCCGCTCGACGCCGGCGGCGGGATGCCCGACGAGGAGTTCGATATCGAGTGGACCGTCGCGACCGACGAAGCGATGACCGACGTGGTGACCTCCGGGACCGCGACCGCCGAACCCGACCACGCCCACACCGTCCACGTCGACGCCGACGGGCTGGCGCCCGACTCGGCGTACTACTACCGGTTCGAGTGTCGCGGCGAGACGAGCCCAGTGGGCCGGACCAAGACCGCACCGGCGGCCGGCGCCTCCGTCGAGGAGTTCCAGTTCGGCTTCGCCTCCTGTAACCGGTGGGTCGACGGCTACTACACGGCGTTCGAGCACATGGCCGAGGACGAACTCGACCTCGTCGTCCACCTCGGCGACTACATCTACGAGTACGGCATCGACGTGTCGGAGTCGCCCCGCGAGCAGTCGCTCCCACAGGCGTACAAGCAGGAGACGACCGACCTCGACACGTACCGGCTGCGCTACGGGTTGTACAAGTCCGACCCGGACATGCGAGCCGCCCACGCCAGCGCGCCGTGGCTCGTCACGCGGGACGACCACGAGGTCGACAACAACTGGGCCGGCGACGTGCCACAGGACCCGGACGAACAGTCCACCGAGGCGTTTATCGAGCGCCGTGCAGCGGCGCTCAAGGCCTACTACGAGCACATGCCCTTCCGCATGGCCCAGAAGCCCGACGACGCCAGCCAGAAGCTCTACCGCTACTACGCCTTCGGCGACCTGCTCGACTTCAACGTCCTCGACACCCGCCTCTACCGCTCCGACCAGGCCTGTGACGACGTGTTCGACAAGGTCGACTGCGAGGAGCGCTTCGAGGCGGACCGCACCATCCTCGGGGACAGTCAGGAGCAGTGGCTGCTGGACAACCTCGAAGCCACGGAGACGACGTGGAACGTGCTGGCGAACCAGCTCCCCTTCGCGAAGATGGACTTCAAAGCGGGTGAGCAGGAAGGGTTCCGAACCGAGCAGTGGGACGGCTACGTCCCGGAGCAGCGCCTCGTCAAGACCGCGTTCGAGGAGGACGCTAACAACCCCGTGGTCATCACCGGCGACTTTCACTCCCACTGGGCGAACACCCTCGTCAGCGCCAAGGACGGGTCCAGCGAGCCCGTGGGTGCCGAGTTCGTGGGCACCTCCATCTCCTCGGGCGGGAACGGGACCGACATGGACGAGTTCGGTCGGCAGGTCGTCTCCGAGAACGACAACGTGGAGTACTACAACAACCAGCGGGGCTACGTCCGCTGTACGGTCACGCCGGAGACGTGGACCACGGAGTTCCGTGTCCTCGACTACGTGGACGAACCCGGCTCGCGAATAGAGACCGACGCGACCGTCGAGCTCACGGCGGGCCAGCCCGGCATCCCGGCCGAGCGGCCGCTCGTGCTCGCCGACGCCGTCGCCGTCGGCAACGGCAAGACGGCCACGGCCGAACTGACCGGTCGCTGGCTGGACGAGGGGCTCTCGGGCGGAACCATCTCAGTCTCGCTCGCGGACCCCGAGGTCGCGACCATCACCGGAGCGACCGTCGACGACGCCTTCGGCATCGCCGAGACCGAGGTGGCCAGCGACGGCGCCGCCGCCACCGTCCGCTTTGCCGACATCGAGGAGAACGCACAGGGCGCGGTGCCCGGCACCGACACCACCCTCGCCACACTCGACATCCGCGGGACGGGCACGGGGACGACCGATATCGAGGTCACCGTCGACCGGCTGGACGACGACAGCGGGACCAGTCTGGAAGCGACGACCGAGATGGGGCTCGTCATCGTCGGCCCGCCGCCGGCCACCGGCGGCGACGAGCCGACCGACCCGGACGGCGACGGACTGTTCGAGGACGTCAACGGCAACGGGCGGCTGGACTACGCCGACATCGAGACGCTGTTCGACAGCTTCGAGGACGACAGCGTCCGGCTCAACAAGACCGCCTACGACTTCAACGAGAACGGCCAGCTCGACTACGACGACATCGTGACGCTGTACAGCGAGGTCAACTGA
- a CDS encoding metal-dependent hydrolase, producing the protein MFIGHALLAFALAVRGAERLSVPRERALRFGVLAALFAAIPDVDVVYAPVGLLMQSAETVGPDVFWETANVIHRGPTHSLVMAGTLALAVFLWAVGTRGARALSLSLAAALVAVGALFSGAVGGVVVLVFVGSGFAVGELAAREGLAPRPLLAAALVGLWSHPFGDLFTGSPPPFLYPFDVVLVAERVALHPDPTGQLLAAFAVELGAIWLAVWTYAHLTDRRLTDLVSPRASLGAGYAAAALLLPAPTMERSAHFVFSVLAIGVVGAPVRPFSSGVDPLRVVVTGLAAVTVAAVAYATTYGVL; encoded by the coding sequence ATGTTCATCGGTCACGCACTGCTGGCGTTCGCTCTCGCCGTGCGCGGGGCCGAGCGTCTCTCGGTCCCACGCGAGCGTGCGCTGCGATTCGGCGTCCTCGCGGCTCTGTTCGCCGCGATACCGGACGTCGACGTCGTGTACGCCCCCGTCGGGCTCCTCATGCAGTCGGCCGAGACGGTCGGACCGGACGTGTTCTGGGAGACGGCAAACGTCATTCATCGGGGCCCGACGCACTCGCTGGTGATGGCCGGCACACTCGCACTGGCCGTCTTCCTGTGGGCCGTCGGGACGCGCGGAGCGCGAGCGCTCTCGCTCTCACTCGCCGCGGCACTGGTCGCCGTCGGGGCGCTGTTCAGCGGTGCCGTCGGCGGGGTCGTCGTGCTGGTGTTCGTCGGCTCGGGCTTTGCGGTCGGCGAACTGGCCGCCCGCGAGGGCCTCGCGCCGCGACCGCTGCTTGCCGCCGCGCTCGTCGGCCTCTGGTCGCACCCCTTTGGCGACCTCTTTACCGGGTCGCCACCGCCGTTCCTGTACCCGTTCGACGTAGTGCTGGTCGCAGAGCGCGTGGCGCTACACCCCGACCCGACGGGGCAGTTGCTCGCGGCCTTCGCGGTCGAACTCGGCGCGATATGGCTGGCCGTCTGGACGTACGCCCATCTGACGGACCGGCGGCTCACGGACCTCGTCAGTCCCCGGGCCTCGCTGGGCGCGGGCTACGCCGCGGCCGCCCTGCTGTTGCCGGCGCCGACGATGGAACGGTCCGCCCACTTCGTCTTCAGCGTCCTCGCCATCGGTGTCGTCGGTGCGCCGGTCCGCCCGTTCAGCAGCGGTGTCGACCCGCTCCGGGTCGTCGTGACCGGGCTGGCCGCCGTCACCGTCGCGGCCGTCGCTTACGCCACGACCTACGGCGTCCTGTAG